DNA sequence from the Methylacidiphilum kamchatkense Kam1 genome:
CAACCAGACTTGTTTGAGGAAATATGCCGAAGCGATGGACTTTATACAAAGAAGACAGTCGAGGATTTTTTCAACGAATTGACCTGGATCAAAAAAGATCACCGGACCAAATATCGCCTTTATAGAAAAGGGGAACTCTTCAGGATATTTTTGAGAGATATCCTTGGAATTGCCTCTCTTGTTGACATAGAAGAGGAATATACAGCACTTGCCGAAGCCATTCTTAAGCATGCATGCAATCTTTGTCATGCACAGTCTAACGCAATCATTGGAGTGGGAAGGTTTGGGGGGAGAGAACTTGGATATGGTTCGGACCTGGATTGTCTCTTTATAGGGAATAATTTGAATGGAGCTTTAGAACTGAATCGTTTTGTTTCTGAAATGCTACCAAGTGGCATTCTCTACAATTTTGATTTTAGGTTAAGGCCTCATGGAGAAGGTCCCATTGTACTTGAGGAGGAAATGTATGAACATTACTACCGGTCTGTAGCCATGTTTTGGGAAATTCAAGCCTTACATAGAGCTCGCTTTGTTTGTGGAAACGAAGAACATGGTAGGAGATTTATCCGGTTTGTTGACGACTTGTGGGTAGATTGGAGTCGGAGAATCCCATGGAAGGAGTTTTTTGAACTCCGTGAGAAGATCCAAAAAGAAAGGGATAGTTCTGTACCTATTGAATGCCGGATCAAAACAGCACCAGGAGGTCTTATGGATATCGAGCTTGGATTCCAAATTTGGCTAATGGGTAAGCAAATACGAGAACCAAGCATGTGGAAAGCTTTTTTACTATTAGAAAAAGAAGATGCGCATACTGCTCGGTTAGCTAGAGAGGGCTATGTCTTTCTTAGGCGGATCGAATCGGTTATGAGGCGAGAAAGAAATAGCCCCATAACGGTATTGCCTTTAGACGAAATAGCAAAAGAAAAACTGGCTCGGATGCTTGGCTTTGATTCCAAAACCAACTTTATGGAAGCCTATTTCAGGACTCTTGAATCAAATCGGTTGGTGTTTGAGAAATTAACTTCTCAAAAGCTTCCTTAGCAGCTCGAAGTTCAGCTTCTTTCTTGCTTTTCCCCGATCCTTTACCTAAAACTTGATTTTTCCAAAGCACCTCCACTTCATACCATTTGTTGTGTGCTTCTCCGCTTTCCAAAACAATTCGGTAGACGGGCAGTTCCATTCCTTTTTTTTGTAAAAATTCCTGTAACAAGCCTTTTGAATTTTCATATTCTAAAAAAGCAGAGGGGTCTTTGTGTAATTCTACAAATAATGGCGAGAACAGTTGGAAGACAAAGGACTTTGCCTTTTCCCACCCTCCATCTAGATACAATGCTCCTATAACTGACTCTAGGGCATTAGCCAGATTCGAAGGTTTGGTTCTCCCTTGATTTTTTTCTTCCCCTTTTCCCAACCTTAAATATTTACCGATTCCTAAAGAAGAGGCCAATAGAGAAAGAACTTTTCGGCTGACCAATTTTGCCCTGAGTTTAGTCAGTTTTCCTTCATCAAAAGAGGGAAAAATTTCAAACAGCTTTTCTGTGATAGCAAGCCCCAAGACAGCATCTCCTAAAAATTCTAATCTTTGGAAATCTTTGCCCGTTGTTTTCATCGATTCAACAAAGTAGGAAGGATGCGTTAAAGCTTCTTCCAGTAATTGATTATTTCTAAATGTATGACCGAGTCTGTCTTCTAATTCTGCAAGATACATCGATACTATAATTTTTTTGTGATTAGTTACTTTTATATATTTTCATTAGCTCTGGGATGACAACGGTGATGAATCTCTTTAAGATGTTTTAAATTCACATGGGTATAAATTTGTGTGGTTGCTATGTTGGCATGACCAAGGAGTTCTTGGATAATCCTTAGATTGGCTCCGTTTTCTAAAAGATGGCTTGCAAAAGTGTGTCGAAAAAGATGAGGATAAACCCTTTTATCAACACCAGCCTGAGTAGCATACTGGATCACCAACTGCCGAATTCTGGATCGAGTTAAGGGTTTGCCAAGGCGACTTAGGAAAATTTCTCCCTCAGACTTCTTTTTCACAAAAAAATTTCTTCCTTTTAAAATATATTTATCAAGAGCTTCTTTTGCACATTTTCCTACAGGGATGGCTCTTTCTTTGTTCCCTTTTCCACAAACCCTTATTTGAGAACGTTCTGGGTTGTAAGCTTCTAACTTCAAGCTAATGAGTTCAGAGACTCTAAGACCGGAACTGTAAAGTAGCTCTAAAATGGCTTTATCTCTCCATCCTAAGGGATTGTTAGGGAATTCTAAATTAAGAATTTTTTCAATTTCTTTCTTTGTTAAAAACTGTGGCAATCGAGATTGGATGGAAGGAAGTTCTTTTTTGTATAATGGATTTTCCTTAATCTCATTTCGGTCTTTGAAAAATTGAAAAAAATGACGAAGGGCAATAATTATAATTTTTATGGAACTATGAGCTAGTCCCTTCTTACTCTCTTCTCTCAAAAACTGTTCCACATGACAGCTTTGGATTTTTTGAAGGGTAAGTTGTTGAGAAGCAGCCCAAAGGGCGAATTTTTCTAAAACTTGTCGGTAAAGTAGTTGTGTATTGACCGAGTGGCTTTTTTCTATAGCAAAATAGGCAAGTACTTTTTCTATATTTTCATTCCACCTATCAATAGCTGTACTTTGTTTCACAGTTTTTACTCTAAGAGTTTAATGAACCTAGGGTTTGTGGATCCCTTACGTCTACGCAACTACCAGCTATTAAAAAGCCATAGAGTTTGCCATGTTGAGAAAACATTCTTAAAGCATCTGTCAGCTCATATTCTCCGCGAGGGGATAGACTAAGGTTTTCCATAAAGTCGAAAATCTTTGGGCTTATTAAATAGATGCCTGCGTTGTAAAAGGCTCCTTTAGAAAGGGCAGGGTCTTGAGGTTTTTCTATAATATCAATAATTTGACCATCAGAACTTATAAAAACAGCCCCTCCCTTGGATAGGTCGTTTCCATCAGTCAATCCCACAAGCCCATCGCCTTTATATGCGCGAACCATCCGACCATATTCTCTACGGTCGCCTAAGAGAATATCTCCATAGGACAAAAAGAAAGGTTCATTTGAGATCAAATCCTTAGCAACCAGTGGGGCTTTTCCGGTTCCATCTTGTTTTTTTTGAAATCGGTAATCAATCTTTATGCCCAAAAATTGACCCTCTTTAAAATATTCTTGAATTTTCTCAGCTTTGTATCCAACGACTATACAAAAATGTTCGACCTTTGCTTCCTGATGCAGTCCCAGAATAATCCATTCTAGTATGGGCTTCCCTTTAACCATAAGCATCGGTTTAGGCAAGTCATGGGTTAACGATCCCATTCGAGTTCCTTTACCGGCAGCCAGAATAATCGCTTTCATTGCCACTTTTTTTCTTCAAGAAAAGCCTTTAATTGTTGACAAGCTTTTCCACGATGACTGATCATATCCTTTTGTTGTTCAGTCAGCTCAGCCATTGTTAACGAATATCCTTGAGGAATAAAAATAGGATCATATCCAAATCCTCTATGCCCTTTTGGTTCAGTTGCTATTATGCCATAACAAAAAGCAGTCGTTTCAAAAAGAATTTTTTTTTGTTTGACCAAGACCAACGAGCAAACAAATCTTGCGGATCTATCTAACGATTTTGCATTCTGGAGATTACGAAGTAGTTTTACAATGTTTGCTTTGCTATTAGCCTTTTCCCCCGCATATCGGCTTGAGTGAACCCCTGGTTCGCCCTTGAGAGAGGTAACTTCCAAACCTGAATCATCGGAAACAACCAGATCACTATATACGGCTGACAAAGCCATGGCTTTAAGTCGGGCGTTTTCTAAGTAGCTTGTAAAAGATTCTTGAGGCAAATATCGTCTGAGCTCTTCAGATAGAAGGACAACAACATTTGGGTAGAGAAGACGAGAAAATTCCTTCCATTTGTTTATGTTCGAAGAGGCCAATAGGAGTTTATGCATGCCTAAATAAAATTTTTCTATCTTGTTTCTATCCTTATAACATAGTCAAATTTTTCCTTTAGTCTTTTTCGCATGAATATATTATAGAAAAAAATAATATTTTTTAAAAAAAATATTAGCTTTAAATTATATTATAATAGAATTTCAATCATAATGTCAGTCAAAAAAAAATTCTATAAAGATATTTGTTTATGGAACATTGAGAAAAGGACAATGTAGGAATTCTATTTTGAGTTGTTGCGAGTTTATAGGATTAGGTATTTTATATCATTTCCTTATGTATGATTTGGGAGAATATCCTGCTATTA
Encoded proteins:
- a CDS encoding tyrosine recombinase, coding for MKQSTAIDRWNENIEKVLAYFAIEKSHSVNTQLLYRQVLEKFALWAASQQLTLQKIQSCHVEQFLREESKKGLAHSSIKIIIIALRHFFQFFKDRNEIKENPLYKKELPSIQSRLPQFLTKKEIEKILNLEFPNNPLGWRDKAILELLYSSGLRVSELISLKLEAYNPERSQIRVCGKGNKERAIPVGKCAKEALDKYILKGRNFFVKKKSEGEIFLSRLGKPLTRSRIRQLVIQYATQAGVDKRVYPHLFRHTFASHLLENGANLRIIQELLGHANIATTQIYTHVNLKHLKEIHHRCHPRANENI
- a CDS encoding sugar phosphate nucleotidyltransferase, producing MKAIILAAGKGTRMGSLTHDLPKPMLMVKGKPILEWIILGLHQEAKVEHFCIVVGYKAEKIQEYFKEGQFLGIKIDYRFQKKQDGTGKAPLVAKDLISNEPFFLSYGDILLGDRREYGRMVRAYKGDGLVGLTDGNDLSKGGAVFISSDGQIIDIIEKPQDPALSKGAFYNAGIYLISPKIFDFMENLSLSPRGEYELTDALRMFSQHGKLYGFLIAGSCVDVRDPQTLGSLNS
- the rdgB gene encoding RdgB/HAM1 family non-canonical purine NTP pyrophosphatase; its protein translation is MHKLLLASSNINKWKEFSRLLYPNVVVLLSEELRRYLPQESFTSYLENARLKAMALSAVYSDLVVSDDSGLEVTSLKGEPGVHSSRYAGEKANSKANIVKLLRNLQNAKSLDRSARFVCSLVLVKQKKILFETTAFCYGIIATEPKGHRGFGYDPIFIPQGYSLTMAELTEQQKDMISHRGKACQQLKAFLEEKKWQ
- the rnc gene encoding ribonuclease III encodes the protein MYLAELEDRLGHTFRNNQLLEEALTHPSYFVESMKTTGKDFQRLEFLGDAVLGLAITEKLFEIFPSFDEGKLTKLRAKLVSRKVLSLLASSLGIGKYLRLGKGEEKNQGRTKPSNLANALESVIGALYLDGGWEKAKSFVFQLFSPLFVELHKDPSAFLEYENSKGLLQEFLQKKGMELPVYRIVLESGEAHNKWYEVEVLWKNQVLGKGSGKSKKEAELRAAKEAFEKLISQTPTDLIQES